The following is a genomic window from Oncorhynchus kisutch isolate 150728-3 linkage group LG6, Okis_V2, whole genome shotgun sequence.
AGTTGTGTGATATCATCAGTTTCACCTGAGTCTTCTCTCCAGTAATCATAGACACCTTTGGCTGACGTATCGAATTGGGAATATGTAGTTTTGAGAGCGTTTGCATACTGGGAAGACGTCGCCAAGACATCACGATAGAATGTTGATGTCTAGCCGACATATCAACGATGTAGAACTGTAGAATTTAGAATGTTTAAGACGTCAATGAGCAAACAATGTCGAAACTGCATCTTCCCAATGTGTACAGGATGCATCGTGCCTACCCACTAAGCACGGTGTTGTCTGGACAGGCCTTCTTTATTTGGTCAGATTTTGGTTTGATTTTTAATTTCATTGTCCATGGATAaatttggacagcacagtacagtagagaacagcagAGTACAATTCATTACAGTGGAGTGTAGTACAGTCCAGTTCATTTCAGtggagagtacagtacagtacaatacagaagagtacagtagactacagttcattacagtacagtgtacagtacaaTAAAAGAAAGGAAAGTAACGTCCAGTAGAGTGCAGCACAGTAGAGTGTAGCCTACTTTACACTAATTtactaaactgtactgtactctactgaattaaactatactgtactgtactgaatgaatatctactgtactgtactatcctATACgttattgtactctactgtgctctattgTATTGAACTGTGCCATTCCATACTGTGCTGTTCAAACTTGTAAAACATAGCTTAAATGCCtatgatttttttaaagaatCTTCTTCAAtcttgacacaataccccataatgacaaagcaagatTTCCAGAAAAGTTTGCGAGTTTATAAAAAAGTATaattctatccacatactgtccataatgtaaataccccccccccccacacacacacaagtagtgttttctttgcagcaattcgaccatgaaggactgaCTCTAGCAGTCTCCCCTGAAcacttgatgttgagatgtgtctgttacttgaactctgtgaagcatttatttttgctgcaatttctgaagctggtaactctaatgaacttctcctctgcagcagatgtaactctgtgtctacctttcctgtggctgtccttatgagagccagtttcatgatagcgcttgatggttgttgcaactgcacttgaataaacattcaaagttcttgaaatttcctgcattgactgacattcatgtattaaagtaatgatggactgtcatttctctttgcttatttgagctgttcctgacataatatggacttagtatTTTAGCAAATAGTGCTATGTTcagtataccacctctaccttgtcacagcacaactgaatGACTGGTGACAACTGGTGACTACCTCctgaagctggttcagagaaggccaagagtgtgcaaagcagacATCAAAGCTGGGTGgatacttttaagaatctcaaatataacatatatttttatttgtttaacacttttttggttactacatgattctgtatgtgttatttcctagtgtttatgtcttcactattattctacaatgtagaaaatattaaaaataaagagaaaccctgaggtgtgtccaaacttttgactggtactgtgtatatatactccAGACTCTGACATATTTCTATGTTTCTTATGTCCATTCATtttcttttagatttgtgtgtattgttttgtcttGTCAGATATTACTGCAGTGGTAGAGCTAGAAAAACAAGCATAAAGCTACACCCGTTAAAACATCTTATAAATGTGTGTATGCGATAAATTACAATTTACAATTTATTTGTAAAGATTACAGCTGTAGAGGGCACATTTATTTAATTATAATATATTTCATTATTACAATAATAACCATTTCCTATCAGGTTGcaataataaatacagtatgcAATGGCCTTCATGTATTGAAAAGAAATGCACGGAAACATTGATACATTAGGCTATGTATTGCCTAAGTCAATCACAAAATTATTcagtgaatttttttttttactccaggAGTTGTGAATACATGATTACACAATAAATAaatacgtaaaaaaaaaaaatagtaaaCATGTAAATAAATAGTAAGATATATGAATAGATAAAtagatatataaataaataatatgtacacaacacacacagaacgcTCATTTGCTACTTGTTGTGTCTAGTCTTTGTAGGTGTGCCAGCACCACTGTCCTTATGTCTTCCCAGCCGCTTGCGCTGTATTCCTGCAAAAACGAAATACACTTGTTAAGATTTGAGAATAGACACATATTGTACCATCACATAAATACATCCAGACTTGGTGAATGTACTCTCTTTGTAAGACAAATGGATCAACCTACCTCGCGTTTCAAGTAATGCTTCAGGAACTTGAAGTGAAGGCTCATCTTTTTGTTCACTCTTTTGACAGATTTTGATAGTCTAGTTTTCAGAGCCTTTAACTGACAGAACAAAATACAAATAATTCATTTAATATTATGATTTGATTAACATGTAACTACTTATATTATCATCTAATAGAATAGGATAATGTTTTCCGTTTTGCATTAATGTTAAGAGGCGAAAATCACAAATGACATACGCATTGGTCCAGCTCCGAGGTCTGGCGATAGAGGTCATTCATAAACTTGTCAACTCCTTTCTGGTCCCAGGCGGTGGACTCATATTTACCACTGCTGAACAATTTCTTTATAGCGTTCAGAGTTTGCGAAATGAAGGCAATCTGTTCGTCAGCCTAGAAGAAGAATGATTTGTATTAGTATATGCCTTATGAATTGATGGCAAATATTAGAAAATTATAGCAAATTGTATATTCGTTACAACCtaattatatacagtgcattcggtaaatgttcagaacccttcactatctgtgttacgttacagccttattttaaaatgtaataaatatgatttcattcattcatatcaatctacacacaataacccaaaaTGACCAAGCCAAAACATGTTGTTcgatatttttgcaaatttaaaaaaaacaaaacactgtTTTTGCCATTTTAGAAATAGTCTGTAACGTACCgaattgtggaaaaagtgaaggggtctgaatactttccgaattcagTGTTTAATccattcttagaaaaaaaagtTATGGAtagaacaaaacattttttatgcaTATTTCTTGCCTTGAAATTATTGACTTGTCTGTATTGATTGTCAGGGAAAGTGATCTGAGGTTCTCGAGAGACTTCATGACCCTGTATTGCCCCAAAAAATTGCATTATTATTACTGTACAAAAAGGAGTCAGGTAATTTAAATGAAACATAGCAGCTCATGAAATGTTGAAAAATTGACATGAGCTCAATGACCAGGAACAAGTGAATAAACATGATATAACCTACCATTTTCTTAAGCATCATTATGGTGTTGTTGCTGAACACTTGGAACATGCTCGGAGACCGAGGCAGTGTCTTCATCCATGTGCATCCGATGGTTTTATTCCAGGTGCAAATCGTCATGACCAAGCACATCCAAAAGCTGATTGAACACATTTTAGCGTAGGTCTACTGTAGTTCTCGGTCTGTTCGCAATCAACCTTGATGCACTTCCGAAAGATAGACTACTTCGTTTTATTCCGACAATAGTAAGTTTTCCGCAACGGATAAAGAGATACAGTTTTCTTCCTGAATAATCAATTTCTCGAATACTCAAGTTCTGCCATGCTCCAACCTGTGTCGATCCTTTATACAAGAGTAGTCAAGGTATTCCAAAAGTGAAAGGTGGAAGTTCCCTTACACTTTCATACCTGAGTGTTGTTGTAAGTCTGGAGAAAATGCACGGAAAGGACAGGTGCATCTCTCGAAGAATtgttacatttgttttttttatgatGAAATATTTGCCTTTCAACCAGGATattttttgattaaaaaaaataatcatgTGAATCCATCGGACTACGGCCTAAATAAATATCACCATGTAGAACACATTTAGTTTGGCCTTTCACTTCGAAAACCAAAGTATTTCATGTTTGAAAACGCAACACCTTTTCATTTGCACTCAGAAACTTTGGTGTCAACTACGTTGTAACCACCTGCTTAAAGGGTAATTGTGGTTTGTGGACCCCAACTGTCTATGTAAAGATACAGATCAACCTTGTATGGGTTGTATGAATTAGACACTCAACGTGACTTTATTTCGTTTTAGAAACAGGTTTGGGTGGTCTGAAATATTTTGATAGACCCCCTTTAATATGCTCCCGGTTTTCAGAAAAAGACACTGGTAGCCGATGAAGTGCACAGGCAGTATAGACCTTGGGAATACTGCTTCAATTGGAGCCTATATTGCGGGGGGCTTTTGAATCTGGGCCAATAGGACTGGGCCAATAGGAATGTGTGCGTAAGATAGATCTTTCACGTAGATAATCTGTCAAAGTATTCAATAGTCTTGTCTTTAATGGGCCTGTAAACACATATTTTATTTATTCCTCCAGTTATGTAAGTTGATGGGACCTCTGCATCTATTACCTTTCCTCCCCAGCGACTGAAGAGTATAGGCTTTGTTTTAAGAGCGATTGGTACTCTCCATTGAACTAACATTCAAATTATAATAATGATTATGTTGCATAATATCCACTATATACTTTATATTATTAATAACTATATGAATAAACAATTTTTTTACAGTGATATGATGCCACAGTCATATGACTTCTGAAAGTGTATTCCTAAAGAGATTATTGTTTTTCattggaaacaggagacaaagggctgtgagacagaggtttagtcctagacacatgaaaagtggAATGTATACGGAGGGTGCGGGGCAACAGGAGACggacagcagaggggctaaggatTTTAGAGATGTAGAAAGGGTGATGAAACGGGGGTAAAGCTTACGGGACTCCACCTGGTGGGGGGGCTGGTCCCGAGTTGAAACCTATACCTTCTGCACGAGCCGATAGCGGGGATCAGCAGTCCGTAGGCGATCCGTAGTTCGCCGATACCTAGATGTGGTCTTCCAGGTACtccgggctctcttccaggtacggcAACAGCAGCGGACGAACATCGGGGCAGAGGGTATGCTAACTTCTTCCTCTTGCTCAGGAAAGAGCGGgggctggctccaggtggtggggttggcggagacGAGGCAATGAAGAGCCGCTCGCTCAGACTGACCATTCGATTAGGGGTGAAAACCAGAGGACAGGCTGTCCAGAGACCAAATGagggtgcagaatgccttccagaactgaGGACCACGATCGGAGACCAAGTCGACCGGAAGTCATGGATACGGAAGaagtgctgcaccatgagctgagCCGTCTCCTTGGCTGAGGGTAACTTGGGAAGGGGAATAAAAtgggtggatagaagacctatCCACCACTGTCAGGTTTGTGGTAATGCCATCTGATGGAGCAAGACCAGTAACAATGTCCAGAGAGATATGGGACGAGGGGCAGTGAGGAACAGGGAGTGGCTGAATAAGGCCATCCGGAGTTTGCCGCGGAGTCTTATTGTGCACACACAGCGCAGGCGGCGACAAATGCGGAGACGTCATGAACCATGGAAGGCTACCAAAAGCGCCGGATGAAAGCCAGGGTTATTATTCACACAATTGGTtaataattatttattattatttatttcttgAATGTGGTCCAACTGTTTGCAAAAGTAGTGGTTCTCAGGATTTGAGAGCAACTTCCCCTGTCTCTGTTATGTCAAAGGATAGTGGAGAGTGAATATCAAACAATGATTAAACCTCAGATTCACAAATGAGCTTTAAAAGCATGTCTGCAAGATTTTTTTAGACAGGCATAGATCAGGTGAGGTTAATAAATAATCCCAAACCTCTGAATATTTTGAGTACTGTCATGTATGGTAATTCATCTCTGGATCGTGTATAATTGCAAACAGAAGCTTAAAATATCTCGCAATCCTTCCTAAATGAGCTGTGGAAGTGAATGGAAACTCAGGAATGTCACTATGAGGCTAAAGATTCTTTTAAAATAGCTACAGTGTGTATTGGCTGAGCAGATAGAAAACTCTGCATGGATCAACACCATTGCCTTCACTCCACATTACAGGCCTGATTGACAAAGTGAAATGTAGTAGACCTATTAAAAAATAACCCATTCTAAAACATCCATTCGGGTTGCAACATGGCAGTTAAGTAATATTGCAAGACAACATGGCAAATTAATGAACTTTTGTGtctaaataaaaaatgttgtggcaaatccaacacaacacatcacagagtGAAACTGTTGGTATTTTCAAGTTTTACAGTGGCTgcatctgtcacgttctgacctttatttcctttgttttgtcattatttagtatggtcagggcgtgagttggggtgggcagtctatgtttgtttttctatgattttgggatttctatgtttcggctagtatggttctcaatcagaggcaggtgtcgttagttgactctgattgagaatcatacttaggtagcccgggtttcactgtttgtttgtgggtgtttgtttccgtgtctgtgtttttcacaacacagtactgttttgggtttcgttcgttccacgtttattgtttttgtattcagttgtgttcatgttgagtatttcttattaaaagaatcatggacacttaccacgccgcatattggtcctccgatccttctcgcctctcctcttcagacgaagaggaggaaaaccctgacagcatcatgttatgggtagaCTTGTCACTAGAAGGGACTGATGAGTTTGtctggatcaaaataaatatgaaaggagcaaagccaAGATGAAAAAATAGAGGAAAACATGCCTTAGTTCTTTGAAGGCCTAACACTGGGTTAGCATTACATTATTCAGTGGGACAATTACACACATTTTATGGCAAAAGTCACACCAGCATGGCTTTCCAAGTGGTGTTTAGTGTTCCTCAGTGGTCAAGTTAAAGACAATGTATGAAAACTGCTATCTATCAATAATTCACAACCAAATTGACTGAGCTTGAGAAATTTGGTCGTCTGGCGTTTGGTCGTCTGAAGGCGTTGTTTACCGATGCTCCCGTATTGGCGCATCCTgacccctctttggcattcatagtggaggtggacgcgtccgaggctggtgTTGGAGCTGTGCTATCACAATCCTTGGGCACGCCCCCGAAGCTTCGCCCCTGCACTTTCTTTTAGAGGAAGCTCAGTCCGgcagagcgaaactatgatgtgggggaccgggagtttcTGGCTGTGGTAaaagctctgaaggtgtggagacattggcttgagggggcgaaacactcttttctcatctggactgaccaccgtaatctggagtacatccgggcaaagaggagactgaatcctcgtcaggcaaggtgggcgaTGTTTTTCACCAGCTTTTGTTTCACcatctcttacagaccaggttcaCTGACGCACTGTCCCGTCTCAACGATACCGAGGAGTGGTCCATCGATCCCACCCCCATACTTCCGACTTCTTttctggtggcaccggtggtatgggaggtggacgtgGAAATCGAGCAGGCTTCATGGTTAGAACCCACTCCAGCACAGTGTCCAGCTGGTCGGAGGTACGTCCCACTTGGTGTTCGCGATAGATTGATCAGGTAGGCCCACAAgctaccctcctctggtcatccggggATTGAGAGGACGGTGCAGCGTCTTAGGGGGAattactggtggcccaccttggccaaagacgtgagggtttatgtttcctcctgttcggtgtgcgcccagtgtaaggctcctagacacctgtccagagggaagttacagcacCTCCCCAttccacagcggccttggtcacacctgtcggtggacttcctcACCGATCTTCCTCCATCACAGgggaacaccacgatcctggCCGTTGTGGATCGGtattctaagtcctgccgtctcctccatTTGCCCGGCTTTCCtgcggccctacagactgcggaggcactGTTTACACACggcttccggcactacggggtgcccgaggacagcgtttctgatcggggccccagttcacgtccagggtTTGGAGAGCGTtgatggaacgtctgggggtctcggtcagcctcaccttgggttttcaccccgagagtaatgggcaggtggagagattgaaccaggatgtgggcaggtttctgcggtcatatTGCCAGAACCGGCTAGGAGAGTGGGCGAGGTTCGTCCCATGGGCCGAGATGGCTCAAAAttcactccgccactcctccacggACCTGTCGCCAGGGGGGCCCGGCATACACTGTAGGTTCCATCCTGGACTCTAGGCGTCGGGTGAGGGGCATGCAGCACCTCGTGGATTGGGTGGGGTACGGtccagaggagaggtgctgggtgccGGTGCGGGACGTCTGGACCCATCTCTGCTAGGTGAGTTCCACCGCCTCCATccagatcgccctgcgcctcgccctccaGGTCGTCCTCGAGGCTGTAATTTCAGCCCTTTTACTATGTATTTTCAAACATAGGCTAACAGTTTTCTAACACAGATGCTAAACATGAAACACATTACTATTTTGCTTGGTTGGTTGTTTTTGCTGTCCTTAGTACATGCATTAAGTCTCCTCTTACAGTGTGCTGATAACTCACCATCTGGTCCAGCAGGGAAAGGTATTCTGCGCTCAAGTGACCGTAGTGGTGTCGGATCCAGTCACAGCAATGACACACGCTCTGCATACTGCAAATAATAAGAAAAATACACGTCCAACCCTGCATTGTATACATTGTAAATAGCAGTTTGTTTCGCTATTAGTTTTCCATATGAGTTTGAACATATTAATTGTGTTAATTAAGTAGTTTTTTTCTGGAATTGAGAAAGGGAAAACTGTATGGAGAATTTCCCACCGATCAACCTACCGGAGGCGGGGACTTCCATTTTCCAGACTAGCGCATGCAGCAATTGGAATTCCATGCCTGCTCCGTCTCCTGGACGAAAAAATCCAAGTAAATCTCAACTCATTCTCCTTGAAATCAGCTTTAAATTATAATTGAACCACAAGATGAGATTATCCCATTTAGTTATCGGCTAGACTATTACTATAGGCTATTCGCGAGCTTTGCTTTCAACTGCTAATAACTTCGCTTGAACCGAAAAAAAATTCCGATAACACTATCGTCGAAGTCGAAATAAAACCCACACTTCTTAAGAAATATAGCCATATAAGACATTCATTTAGTGGTTTTCGATCAAAGTTAGCCCGAACAATTGTTCCGTAGTCTTCTGCTGTTGCGCTACATCTGAAAAGTGAATGGGGAACTTCAGAGTCAATACCCAGATCTCCCAACTTTCATTTTCACAATGACGTCACCAACTTTCATCTTACTGTTGTCAGCTGGGGATGCAATGTTGACAAGCAACGACAACATGATTTGTTGGAACTTTCTATTTGTCGTTTTTATTACAAGGGGAAATGAAAAATAATATGTGACAAAAGTACCTTGGTATAGGCTACGATATCAGGGATATTTTCACTACAGAGTCAATCTTTTTGACAGGGCTATtctactgttgtgtgtgtgtgtgtgtgtgtgtgtctgtctgtctgtctgtctgtctgtctgtctgtctgtctgtctgtctgtctgtctgtctgtctgtctgtctgtctgtctgtgtctgtctgtttgtctgtctgtctgtctgtgtgtgtcatagTGCTATGCACGTTTTTGACTATGCAAGTCAAATCTTGGCATTGGTTCATTTCTCCCCTTTTCTATATATTATTGGGATTAATTCATAATATTCAAAGCCTGTTCAACTGTAAAGATCATATACTTTAGGGAAGTGGTCACCAAAACTGTCTGCACGGTCCTGGAGACCAGCAGGAGAAGGTGCAGGCTTTTGTTTCTACACAGTTTGAACACACCTGTTCCATCAGGGTCTTGTTAAAATGTCATGGGTGGAATCATATTGAAATGTCATGTTATAGGCTAAATTTTCAGATGTAGCCTAATTATTCTGCTGCATTTATTCACTCCAATTCTCTGAGATGCTTTATAAATACGGGCCTTGGTGTTATTCGTTATAGCCTTAATAGGACCAGCCATGAGGAAACATAATAGTGACACTTGAAACGTGATACCAAAGAGTCAGAGAGCTATATTTCCCATCACATATAGTTTTACAAATttaagtttaggggttaggggaaTTGGTACCCTAGTAAGCAGGACAATAACAGTAGCAACAGGCCTGCGGCCACAACACAGAACCACTGATAGAATCGTTGCCGTGTGACGATGTTCAAACTGTTGAAGAGGCTGACGTCTTCGTGGGTTTTAGCGCTAGTAGTGATACCTGTCAATGGTGCTGAAACGTCTTCTTACGTCACATGACACGCCTGTGTTGGACGCATTTTGGGGTTTTCCCAGCTGTTTTACACAAGTGGTGCGATGTCATCAGTTTCACCTGAGTCTTCTCCCCAGTAATCATAGACACCTTTGGCCGACATATCGAGTGGGAATATGTAGTTTGGAGAGCGTTTGATATTGGGAAGACTTTGCCAAGACATCATTATAAAATGTTAATGTCTAACTGACATATCAACGATGTAGAACTATAGAATTTAGAATGTGTAAGAGGTCAATGAGCAAACAATGTCTAAACTGCATCTTCCCAATGTGTACAGGATACATCGTGCCTACCCACCAAGCACGGTGTTTTCTGGACAGGCCTTCTTTATTTGGTCAGATTTTTGCTTTGATTGTTAATTTCATTGTCCATTAATAaatttggacagcacagtacagtagagaacagcagAGTACAAATCATTACAGtggagtgtacagtacagtacagtacagtacagaagagtacagtagagcacagttcattacagtacagtgtacagtacgGTAAAGTAAAGAAAATTATAATTCAGAACAGCAGAGTACAGTTCATTACAGTGGagtgtacagtacaatacaatacaaaagagtacagtagactacagttcaCTACAGTACAGTGTTTAGTACAGTAAAAGTAAAGGAAAGTAACGTACAGTagtgtacagcacagtagagtgtAGCCTACTTTACACTGATTTACTAAACTGTAAGGTACTCTACTGAattacactatactgtactgtattgaattaatatctactgtactgtactatcctATACTTTattgtactctactctgctctattgtaTTGAACTGTTCCATACCATACTGTGCTGTTCAAAGTTGTGAAACATAGCCTAAATGTCTATGATTGGTTCCGATTTGGTCTGGTcattacattttggtcattcagcagacacttttattcacagcgacttaccgtgcattcaactaaggtacagtgcattcagctAAGGTACAGTGCAGTGCATTCAACTAGgtacagtgcattcaactaaggtgcagtgcattcaactaaggtgcagtgcattcaactaaggtacagtgcattcaactaaggtacagtgcattcaactaaggtacagtgcattcaactaaggtaccGTGTATACAACTAAGgtacagtgcattcaactaaggtacagtgcattcaactaaggtacagtgcatttggaaagtgttccgacccattgactttttctacattttgttacgttacatccttattaaaacatttttttttaaagaatcttCTTCAATCTtgacacaatacccgataatgacaaagcaaggtAATCAGAAAAGTTTGCAAGTTTATAGAAAatctatccacatactgtccataatgtaaATGCatccaatcacacacacacacacacacacacacacacacacacacacacacacacacacacacacacacacacacacacacacacacacacacacacacacacacacacacacatgtagtgTTTCCTATGaggcaattcgaccacgaaggacTGATTCAGGCAGTCTCCCATGGAcacttgatgttgagatgtgtcttttaattgaactctgtgaatcatttatttgggctgcaatttctgaagctggtaactctaatgacgttctcctctgcagcagatgtaactgtgtcttcctttcctgtggctgtcctcatgagagccagtttcatcatagctcttgatggtttttgcaactgcacttgaataaacattcaaagttcttgaaatttcccgcattgactgacattcatgtctcaaagtaatgatggactgtcatttctctttgcttatttgagctgttcctgaCAGAAATATGGCCTTGGTATTTTAgcaaatagtgctatcttctgtatacccccctaacttgtcacaacacaactgattggctaaaacgcattaagaaggaaagatattacacaaattaacttttaacaaggcacacctgttaattgaaatgcattccaggtgactacctcctgaagctggttcagagaatgccaagagtgtagaCATCAAAGCTGGGTGgatactttgaataatctcaaatataacagatatttggatttgtttaacacttttttggttactacatgattccatatgtgttatttcatagtgttgatgtcttcattattattctacaatgtagaaaatagaaaagataaagaaaaaccctgaggtgtgtccaaacttttgactggtactgtgtatatatactccGGAATCCGACATATTTCTATGTTTCTTATGTCCATTCATtttcttttagatttgtgtgtattgttttgtattgtcagatattactgcAGTGGTAGAGCTAGAAAAACAAGCATAAAGCTACAGCCGTTAAAATatctgctaaatgtgtgtatGCGATAAATTACAACTACAGCTGTAGAGGAcacatttatttaattttaaCATATTTCATTATTACAATAACAAACATTTCCTATCAGGTTGCAATAATAAATACAGTCTGCAATGGCCTTCATTAATACAAAAAAAATGCACGGAAACATTGATACATTAGGCTATGTATAGCCTAAGTTAATCACATAACTATTCAGAATAAAAAAATGATTTACTCCTCGGAGTTGTGAATACATGACTACACAATAAATAAATAcgttaaaaaaaaacaaataagtaaacatgtaaaaaaaatagtTAGATATAAGAATAGATAAATAGATATATAAATAACAAATatctacacaacacacacataacgCTCATTGGCTACTTAATGTTGTGTCTAGTCTTTGTAGGTGTGCCAGCACCACTGTCCTTATGTCTTCCCAGCCGCCTGCGCTGTAATCCTGCATAAACGAAATACACTTGTTAATATTTTAGAATAGACACATATTGTATCATCACATAAATACATCCAGATTTGGTGAATGTAATCTCTTTATAAGACAAATGGATCAACCTACCTCGCGTTTCAAGTAATGCTTCAGGAACTTGAAGTGAAGGCTCATCTTTTTGTTCACTCTGTTGACAGACTTTGATAGTCTAGTTTTCATAGCCTTTACCTGTTAGAACCAAATACAAATCATTAATTAAATATTATGTTTTGAATAACATGTAACTACTTTTATTATAATCAAGAAGGATAGTATAATGTTTTCCTTTTTGCATTAATGTTTTAAGAGGCGAAAATCACAAATGACATACGCATTGGTCCAGCTCCGAGGTCTGGCGATAGAGGTTATTCATAAACTTGTCAACTCCTTTCTGGTCCCAGGCGGTGGACTCATATTTACCACTGCTGTACAATTTCTTTATAGCGTTCAGAGTATGCGAAATGAAGGCAATCTGTTCGTCAGCCTAGAAGAAGAGTGATTTGTATTAGTATATCCCTTATGAATTGATGGCAAATATCGAA
Proteins encoded in this region:
- the LOC109893214 gene encoding interferon a3-like, whose protein sequence is MNDLYRQTSELDQCLKALKTRLSKSVKRVNKKMSLHFKFLKHYLKREEYSASGWEDIRTVVLAHLQRLDTTSSK
- the LOC109892216 gene encoding interferon a3-like, whose protein sequence is MGSISFWMCLVMTICTWNKTIGCTWMKTLPRSPSMFQVFSNNTITMLQKMGHDVSRGPQITFPDKQYRQVNNFKADEQIAFISHTLNAIKKLYSSGKYESTAWDQKGVDKFMNNLYRQTSELDQCVKAMKTRLSKSVNRVNKKMSLHFKFLKHYLKREDYSAGGWEDIRTVVLAHLQRLDTTLSSQ